The region CAGCGTGAACTCGTCCAGGCCCGGGGACCGCTCGAGCGCGGCGGGCGTCGCCGTCTCGACGTCGACCCCGACGCATGCCTCCTCGGGTCCGACGGCGACCAGGACGCGCTCACCCGAGCCGGACGTGCTGAGGGACAGGCCCGCCGTCCGCGGCCGACCGTGCGGGCTGTCGCAGTCCTCGCACCGGCGCTCGATCACCAGCTCCGGGGCGTCCGCGAGCGGGCGTCCCGTCCGGGTGAGCACGAGGAGCCGCAGCGCCGCGCGCCCGGCCAGCGTGCGCCGGGCGTCGTCCGGCCGGCGACGGCGTGCGGCGGCGACGCGGTCGACGTCGTCGACCATCGCCGCCGCGGCCTCCTGCGGTGCGAGCCGGCCCCCGTGAGGCGGGCGCACCGCTCCAGCACGTCCGTCACGGACGCGTCCAGGAGCGTGATCACCGCTTGCTGATGCGGCGGTACTGCCCCACGGCGATCGGCGCGAAGATCGCGATGATCGCGATGCAGCACAGGAACGCGTAGAGCGTGGCGTGCTGCGCCGCCCAGCCGGCTGCGACCTCGAAGTCCTCAGGCGGCTGGTTCCCGAATCCCTGCCGGACCGCGGTGGCCACGGCGGTCACCGGGTTCCACTCGGCGATCGTCCGCAGCA is a window of Litorihabitans aurantiacus DNA encoding:
- a CDS encoding 4'-phosphopantetheinyl transferase family protein, with translation MRPPHGGRLAPQEAAAAMVDDVDRVAAARRRRPDDARRTLAGRAALRLLVLTRTGRPLADAPELVIERRCEDCDSPHGRPRTAGLSLSTSGSGERVLVAVGPEEACVGVDVETATPAALERSPGLDEFTLHPRERDAVARAADPGRARLQRWVEKEAVLKAAGLGLRLPPHEVLLAPADATTSSHHRSDGQLSWRAVLAAPVAAVARLSVADLPGDGTHHRAVAAVRPHPVEIVGPGALGS